From the Oleiphilus messinensis genome, one window contains:
- a CDS encoding alpha/beta family hydrolase: MITKIGELEVIVQGKSDLCLILAHGAGAPMDSEFMNTISMNLATEGIKVVRFEFPYMQKRRITGKKSPPDRQPKLLEAWREVINSFSVERNLFIGGKSMGGRMATVLAAGQEPSPITDRIGGVVCMGYPFHPPGKPEKLRVDHFSEMTKPVLILQGDRDPFGRYREALDFSLPDQIRLERVVDGNHDWQPLKKSSVSWADNMMISARCVAEFMKSQSSHR; encoded by the coding sequence ATGATCACGAAAATCGGGGAGTTGGAGGTTATTGTTCAGGGGAAATCAGACTTATGCCTGATATTAGCGCATGGTGCTGGAGCGCCCATGGATAGTGAATTTATGAATACGATCTCTATGAACCTTGCGACGGAGGGCATCAAGGTAGTTCGCTTTGAGTTTCCTTACATGCAAAAGAGGCGTATTACCGGAAAGAAGTCCCCTCCAGATCGCCAGCCGAAACTACTTGAAGCATGGCGAGAGGTTATTAATTCATTTTCGGTAGAGCGCAATTTGTTTATTGGTGGTAAATCCATGGGCGGACGAATGGCGACGGTATTAGCCGCTGGGCAGGAGCCATCGCCGATTACGGACCGCATTGGTGGGGTTGTGTGTATGGGGTACCCTTTTCACCCCCCGGGCAAGCCGGAAAAATTGAGAGTCGATCACTTTTCCGAGATGACTAAACCAGTGCTGATATTACAGGGGGATCGGGATCCTTTTGGTCGGTATCGGGAGGCTCTGGACTTTAGTTTGCCAGACCAAATCCGGTTAGAGCGAGTGGTGGATGGTAATCATGACTGGCAACCACTCAAGAAGTCTTCGGTCAGTTGGGCTGATAATATGATGATTTCGGCACGCTGTGTTGCAGAGTTCATGAAAAGCCAAAGTTCACATCGGTAA
- a CDS encoding methyl-accepting chemotaxis protein — protein sequence MVSTGNQKAQCNADPEFYSASFDCSNQLISANTNFDLILKPLGCNSLQSLFKPPFPEILKDSVCRNLQEPDACWFGILPFQPANGGEIWLQALISNSKFKPNQIEMRAIPADDQQIIRAKVAYPIQRKKPGRTLPGHYKLPHLVTGIALFSTVALIATLLVSFLPPAWAYASAFGTTLIMGALFTQHLIREPRILMKKAHSLINDPLSAYLASGKNSDTGRLYAALDIAQFQIAMLQSESNERSERLDRVTSDIQAHLSELPALHNVIIEHYKSQQQLKTEQDKLCEKIFAAENEKEDHREQVRAIYETLRINLTTCQTEAKETTAIIEQAQQYTTPLVQQAESIGDLIKEIDEIADQTNLLALNAAIEAARAGDHGRGFAVVSDEVRTLASKTQQVTETITATISSLMQLAHATQTSIATVNNADKQHHLSLQALSSPLETLSHPIDVVCAPLQVPNTPCLNTSDHAFHDSIFASESDVSIETTLAEWQENHSAQIEKLSLPM from the coding sequence GTGGTCAGTACAGGAAACCAAAAGGCTCAATGCAATGCAGACCCTGAATTTTACTCCGCTTCCTTTGATTGCTCTAATCAACTCATTAGCGCTAACACCAATTTCGATCTAATACTAAAACCCTTAGGCTGCAATAGCCTACAAAGCCTGTTCAAACCGCCATTCCCAGAAATATTGAAAGATAGTGTCTGCCGAAATTTACAGGAGCCCGATGCCTGCTGGTTCGGAATACTACCCTTCCAGCCAGCCAATGGTGGGGAAATTTGGCTGCAGGCACTCATTTCTAACAGTAAATTTAAGCCAAACCAGATCGAAATGCGCGCCATTCCAGCCGACGATCAACAAATCATACGCGCCAAAGTCGCCTACCCGATACAGCGCAAAAAACCAGGCAGAACACTCCCCGGACACTACAAGCTTCCACACCTCGTTACCGGTATCGCTCTATTCTCGACGGTTGCACTCATCGCAACGTTACTGGTCAGCTTTTTACCTCCAGCATGGGCTTATGCAAGCGCATTCGGAACCACACTGATTATGGGGGCCCTGTTCACGCAACACCTTATTCGTGAACCCAGGATTTTGATGAAAAAAGCCCACTCTTTGATAAATGATCCTTTGAGCGCTTACCTGGCATCCGGAAAAAACTCAGATACCGGACGATTATACGCTGCGCTCGATATTGCCCAGTTTCAAATCGCCATGCTGCAATCAGAAAGCAATGAACGCTCAGAGCGACTCGACAGAGTCACCTCAGACATCCAGGCACATCTCTCCGAGCTACCTGCACTACATAATGTGATTATTGAGCACTACAAGAGCCAACAACAACTAAAAACAGAACAGGATAAGTTGTGTGAAAAAATTTTCGCTGCAGAAAACGAAAAAGAGGATCATAGAGAACAGGTCAGAGCAATCTACGAGACACTAAGAATTAACCTAACCACTTGCCAAACTGAAGCTAAAGAAACAACCGCAATTATCGAGCAAGCACAACAATACACCACCCCGTTAGTACAACAAGCAGAATCTATTGGCGACCTGATCAAAGAAATTGATGAAATAGCAGACCAGACTAACTTGCTTGCGCTGAATGCAGCCATTGAAGCGGCTCGCGCCGGAGATCATGGACGCGGATTCGCAGTCGTTTCCGATGAAGTTCGCACTCTCGCGTCAAAAACACAGCAAGTCACCGAAACAATCACCGCGACGATTTCCAGTCTCATGCAACTCGCGCACGCTACACAGACCTCAATCGCAACGGTAAACAACGCTGATAAACAACATCATCTGAGCCTGCAAGCACTAAGCTCCCCCTTAGAAACACTAAGCCACCCCATAGATGTAGTCTGTGCCCCCTTACAAGTCCCGAACACCCCCTGTCTCAACACCTCCGACCACGCATTTCACGACAGCATATTTGCAAGTGAATCTGATGTTTCAATTGAGACGACTTTAGCAGAATGGCAGGAAAATCATTCAGCGCAAATTGAAAAATTATCATTACCGATGTGA